From the Mesotoga prima MesG1.Ag.4.2 genome, the window GAGTATAAGCGGTTAAAAGCACAATTTTCATATTAGGAAACCGCTTTCGCACAACACCGGCAAGCTCGAGCCCGTTCATTCCTTTCATTTCAATGTCAATGGTCATGAGGTCAAACGAGTTATTTGTGCTGAGAATTTCAAGAGCTTCCTCAGCTGTGCCAGTACTCTTGACTTCAAAGCCAGATTCCGTAAGTTCTTCTTCGATTAGTAGCCTCAGATTCTTTTCATCTTCAACTATCAGTACTCTTTTCAAGATCAAACCTCCCAAATTCCTTAGTCGGCAACCTGAAAGTAAAGACGGTTCCTTCACTTCCGCTTGAAGCATGAATGCTTCCTCCATGCTCTTCTACAATCTTTTTGCAAATAGAAAGTCCTAGACCAGTACCGAGAGTCTTTGTAGTGAAGAATGGTTCAAAAATTCGCTTCAAAGTCTCTTCTGGTATAGTTTTCCCACCGTTCCAGGCTGAAAAACGGATCTCCTCGCTATCTTTCTCAAGAGTTACATGAACCTCATCTCCAGATTCGGAGGCCTCAATAGCATTCTGAACAAGATTGATTATTACCTGTTTGATTTTATCTCTATTTCCGTAATATTCAATTCTTTCTTCTTTCGTATATAGAACAAGTTTAACATTTTCCGACGCGGCTTTTTCTTCGAATCCAGCCAGTATTTCACGTGTCATAGAAACCAGGTCAAACGCTTCCTTAGATGGTTTGGCCTTTCTTCTAGAAACCTCAAGTACTTCGCCAACTATTCTGTCCAGTCTTTGAAGC encodes:
- a CDS encoding response regulator, giving the protein MKRVLIVEDEKNLRLLIEEELTESGFEVKSTGTAEEALEILSTNNSFDLMTIDIEMKGMNGLELAGVVRKRFPNMKIVLLTAYTHYKHDLSSWAADAYVVKSPDFSELKKVIESLLREDLD